One Rhododendron vialii isolate Sample 1 chromosome 2a, ASM3025357v1 genomic region harbors:
- the LOC131310936 gene encoding uncharacterized protein LOC131310936, which translates to MMGMQSLVTGLPLKGLGCSNGLENVNNSGNVWTSLHKSPLLLPLMPRTKDSRTLPSFVPLNVSLKSGRYRRHQCVADARDLVLPPGTPQRNAVSLLTGQHRRYHYGGGTNPRNVPDVDHSLGRIVPDVDDLVGRGVCHFPHVDDLIGRRATPPRSDPKIHTPIFRCGGVEHSLIGKAASYVRGSLVRLTFHQDRRILTVLAGTIIHSDGVIATSASCLSFLKSEEHKFMVDVKILATQKTYAGVLLDVDFCSNIAFVTIASSQPLPHAIFGKLDDLLSGDRVVTASCSKELGRSDRMRLTDGVRDEIHFRDVSLESPKPNYVEGYVSLVANEEENPEPHNARTSGLIIKACVTNRHDAAIGGCLVDPRRGVVGVVHFADAYNSRVEATPIELVLKYLEYFEKRLRGLPLIHCLTHCPCLDFLFRGFK; encoded by the exons ATGATGGGAATGCAG AGCTTAGTAACCGGGCTTCCACTTAAAGGCCTTGGGTGCTCCAATGGGCTTGAGAATGTGAACAATAGTGGCAATG TTTGGACATCCCTCCATAAATCGCCTCTGCTGCTGCCATTGATGCCACGTACAAAAGATAGTAGAACTCTTCCTTCGTTCGTACCCTTGAATGTATCTCTTAAATCAG GGCGCTATCGAAGGCATCAATGTGTTGCTGATGCTCGTGATTTGGTTCTTCCACCTGGTACTCCTCAAAGAAATGCTGTCTCTCTTTTAACAG GGCAGCATCGAAGGTATCACTATGGTGGTGGCACTAATCCAAGAAACGTTCCCGATGTTGATCATTCGCTTGGTAGAATCGTTCCTGATGTTGATGATTTGGTTGGTAGAGGCGTTTGCCACTTTCCTCATGTTGATGATTTGATTGGTCGACGTGCTACTCCTCCAAGAAGCGATCCTAAAATTCATACTCCGATTTTCCGATGTGGTGGCGTGGAGCATTCGCTGATTGGAAAGGCTGCCTCTTACGTCCGTGGGTCTCTTGTTCGTCTCACTTTCCACCAAG ATCGCCGTATCTTGACTGTACTCGCAGGGACTATAATTCATTCCGACGGTGTAATTGCGACTTCTGCAAGTTGTTTAAGTTTTCTCAAAAGCGAAGAACACAAGTTCATG GTTGATGTCAAGATTTTGGCCACGCAAAAGACATATGCGGGTGTCTTGTTGGATGTTGATTTTTGTTCTAATATCGCTTTTGTAACGATCGCATCTTCCCAACCGCTACCCCACGCAATATTTGGAAAGTTGGACGACCTGCTTTCAGGTGATCGTGTTGTGACTGCGAGTTGTTCGAAAGAACTTGGAAGGTCAGATCGCATGCGTTTAACGGATGGGGTTCGGGATGAGATCCATTTTCGGGATGTTAGTTTGGAATCGCCAAAACCTAATTACGTTGAAGGTTATGTCAG TTTGGTTGCCAATGAGGAGGAAAACCCTGAGCCTCACAATGCAAGGACATCCGGCCTGATCATTAAAGCGTGCGTTACAAATAGACAT GATGCTGCGATCGGAGGATGTCTTGTCGATCCGAGACGAGGAGTCGTCGGTGTCGTTCATTTTGCCGATGCGTATAATTCCCGAGTTGAGGCCACACCAATTGAGCTTGTTCTCAAATATCTGGAGTACTTTGAGAAACGTCTAAGAGGTTTGCCTCTAATCCATTGCCTCACTCACTGTCCATGTCTCGATTTCTTGTTTCGGGGGTTTAAATGA